The DNA segment TTTAAACGCTGGTTATAGTAGCGTTTAAAACACCTACAAGCTTTTAGGGTTTAAATTACATAAATAACCCTACAATCCTGATCGTGCTCCTCCCTAGTTCTCCGACGACCGGCAACGATCACCAGTGGACCAGGACTCTTCTCCGATATCGGCAAGAAAGCCAAAGATCTGCTAACGAGAGACTACATATTGGAGCCGAAGTTTTCTGTTTCAACCAGCAGTGTTTCCGGAGTTGTATGTATCTATTCCACTTGTTTTTGTTGTTATATGGTGCTCTGAAATTTGAGTATGGATTTAAGGTGTTTGTTAGGGTTTTTAGTTGATGTTTGATGCGTTTAACTTTTAGTGTGATTTTGATTTGTTATGTTTGTGATCTGATTAGGATCATTGGCCAAAATAGCAAAGTTTTTTAGTGAAATTAGACATTAATTAGGCTGAAATGAGTTGCTAGTCCTGTTAACACTTGCCTTGAGTTTGAAAATGATAGTTATAAATGTTCTTTCACTTGGTGCTCATTTGGGCTTTATCCCTTAAACAACCATTTGTCGAGTGAACCGTTTTCAGCATACTCATAAACCAGAAAACAACTCCCATCGAAATCCAATGACATTCCCATTAGTTTTACTAAATTCGTGTGGTTCACTCTTTGCAGAATCTTGAGCTCTTCGGTTGCATCGCGGGTTGTTTTCACCACGAGAATCTTGAGCTCTTCGGTTGCAAGCATTTTATCTTGACTGTTTTTCGTGGGTACATTCGCTtcatgtttcaaagctttttcgTGTAAAGAAAATCAGTGAACTCGAAAGGAGACGACTCCTTTCGAGCCAAGATGATTTTAGTTTTACGTGAATGATATTTGTATATCAGAAACCATGACAGAACAAATAGAAAAAAAACGACCCGAAATTTCCTAACACGATAAACGTTATCTCACCCTTTTTCGACCTTTTACTTTTAAAACCGGGTGGTGGGAAGATTGGTAGTTTAGAAACTGGTATAAGGACCGGAAGACACGCTGCAGCGGTGAAGTTCCGAAAACTATTCTCGTTAACAATATTGTAAGAGCTTGTGTTAAACATAGAACTCACTTGCAAGATTTCGTCTTTCGGTTGCCATACATAAGTAATAAGATACTTATCTTGATTCTGAAACAGTGCAGGACACTTGCATAGCAAAGGGAAAACCACTGGCTCACCAACTGTCAAATTAGTTGGATTTAAACTCGGGTTCATATCGTCTTTCGGTTGCCATACATAAGTAATAAGATAATTGGTCACATTTTGAAACACAGACGTCGCGACAACATAAAAGCTATCACCCTTTTTAATCGAATATGTAACATTCGCGAAATAACTATTCTCGATACAACTACATTTAACAGGTATCAACAAAAGCTGATCATATAGTAGTTTATTTTCTGAAGTGAGTTTGTTAGCTTGTGCTATACTCAACCGACTAATACCGAACAGATCAGATATGTTTCCAAGATTCGCGTAAGGTGGTCTGGCCCGATACGTGAGGTAGGTTTGACATGAGCGCGTCGAGTCAGCAGAACAAGTGAAGTTGGTGTTTGCAGAGACGATATTCGGATAGACGAATAACGCAGAAAGAGCTAGTAagggtagcattgagagtgccaTGTGAATGAGCTTCTTTCACAGGTGAAGTGTTGTGATATGATGCAAGTTGTTTGTTATGTGATAAGATTACCAATATTATGTAGCTTTCACTACATAGTTATCACTGTCAATAACTATGTTTCATTTAATTGAAAATGACCATGTTTTATTCATTTGTGAAATAactattatacatatatataaatatatacatgtgtgtgtgaTTACGTTTAGTATAATGTTTTTTTTAGTTATGcctattttggtcattttatacattttattaaaagctccagctactctgccaaacaccTAAATATCTAACCAGCTTACAGCTTCCAGCTACTAGCTACAGctaccagctaccagcttccagctacCAGGCACCAGCttccagcttccagccaccagctagttttgccaaacatacccgtAGTAGATAGGACAAGAAAAGACTGATTTTCTTTAATTACCTTATATATTATATacctttattttatatattaagttcATACGGTTTTTTATTTATTACAGTATTTTATTAGTTTGTTTAGTTGATTCGttgtttattattttaaatatatttttgtgttagcttttaaaattatatatataacaagATTTTTAGAAGGATATTTTAATATAAAAGTTTTAACACAAGTTAACTATTTTCGGTTAAATATATTTTGACTCTCTGTGTAAAATGTCTTGGTTCCGACTTCCGCCACTGtgtatgtatatacatatgttttaattatttttaaatagtATACCCATACAAAGGCCAAGTTATTGACACGCCTATTTACAATACAATTCTTAAGTTTTAGAAGTTACCTAATTAGTTTTAATTAGCCAAATACctatttgatttaaaaaaaaaataattaaaacatcCAATGTTTCTTTGGGCAACAACTggggcacattttttcgagcttgGACAGGGCACCTGAATTCGCAGGGCCGGCCCTGTTCATTCTCTTTTCATGTTTTGTTTGTATTTCACTTGGAAGAGTTCCATGATGACCCATTACTAGTATAGCAAAATTAAGCTTTAAATAACGTGAATGGGGTTTTCTTTGATCACTAGTAAGATTTTTGATGATACCTTAGTAAATCATGGGTCCCGAAGAAAAATTTTACTAGTGATTAAAGAAAACTTAATaatgaaattttttttaatatttgattgTGAAAAATTCTTACAAAAAAATAGATcccaataaaaaaaattatgagtCCATCACCACACACAACAATACTTCTTTTGAGCCTTTTAATGGATCATAAATTACAGATGCATATAGTTTCTTCTGAAGCTATTAACTAGAAACTCTTGTACCTTTAAAAGTCAACTTTAAAAATTAATCACATAATATTATTGTACGGTACCTATTTATTTCTACTGAATACTTTAacctaaaaataaatattatttaactGTTTTAGTTTGGTTTCATGTTACAATTTCTTTTTATGTTAGAATAGAATATATAGACACCTTAAAAATTGATCAAAACATATTATTTAGTTGTACCTAGAAATCAATATCATTTAACgattttttgtttgatttcgggttacaaaaccttttttttttgctTCTATAATTTATAGAATATGCCGGAATGACGAGTGAAATATACAACTAAGGCTGAACGGTATGgtgacgggggggggggggggggatggggTGTGTCGGGCGTCGTCGAAAAGAAAGGAAGGGGGCCCACTTGTTTGCTCCGTCGCGAACGTCTAAATGTGGACGATGGGGACGGGACGGAGGGGGGGCGGCGTGGAGGGACGATGGGGACGTGGCGTCGCCGGGACTGAGGACGGCCCATACCGTCCAGCCTAATATGATCTATCTCCCATAAACACTAAATTACTTTGTAGAGCTTTTTAACCTTCTTAAAAGTGCATATAAAGTCAACAATATAATTCAATAGCATTAGATGTTATCACTGTAcctatttattttaataaatcaAGTTTCAATGTAATTAAGACCGCCCGTACTGgggcgtttttttaaaaaaaatttcaaaaataacgcCCTATAACGCCCCCTAACCCCCTACACCCGGCGTTATAGGGCGTTTTAATCGAAAAAAATTACCCCGGCGTTACAATTAAAACGCTTattcgaaaaaaaaaaaccaatcaaCGGCTAGTTTGTTTAACGGCTAGtttgatttaattttttttaaccttatatatatatatatatatatatatatatatatatatatatatacacaaccAAAACTCATTCACTTTCAACAAAAACAACCTCAAAAACTCTCTAAAAACCCAACCATTTTTAAAAAAACTTGATGGATTCTCCTAGTTCTTCATCCATGGTAAATTTTTACTACAACGAGTATTTTGCGGATGGCGATGGTTCGACCGATGAGGAGcttgagcaagaggcggttacgagtgcTTGTAAACTAGCGGTGAGATATGTCAAGCATTCTCGTCGGCCCCAAgcagaaaaaaataaaagaggtTATATTGAAAGAGACCGACGCGCGGCACACGATCGTTTGATGAAAAATTATTTTGATGAGGCGCCGACATTTTCGAACGAATTTTTTagacgaaggaaaggcgatatgCCAGAACTATGTGCCAGAAGCCGTTGAGGAGGAGCATCCACAGGCGACAATGCATGAAAGAGTGAGTAATGCGCGAGAGTTGCGttacgaaccgtaccattcccagttaatggttgatttggtacaccacgcatggtcggttcggtatgtaccacctgagggagaggaagaaacggaggacgagtaagacgaagttggcgagggtgaagaa comes from the Helianthus annuus cultivar XRQ/B chromosome 4, HanXRQr2.0-SUNRISE, whole genome shotgun sequence genome and includes:
- the LOC110934241 gene encoding serine/threonine receptor-like kinase NFP, whose amino-acid sequence is MALSMLPLLALSALFVYPNIVSANTNFTCSADSTRSCQTYLTYRARPPYANLGNISDLFGISRLSIAQANKLTSENKLLYDQLLLIPVKCSCIENSYFANVTYSIKKGDSFYVVATSVFQNVTNYLITYVWQPKDDMNPSLNPTNLTVGEPVVFPLLCKCPALFQNQDKYLITYVWQPKDEILQVSSMFNTSSYNIVNENSFRNFTAAACLPVLIPVSKLPIFPPPGFKSKRSKKGEITFIVLGNFGSFFFYLFCHALKHEANVPTKNSQDKMLATEELKILVVKTTRDATEELKILQRVNHTNLVKLMGMSLDFDGSCFLVYEYAENGSLDKWLFKG